A window of Micromonospora sp. WMMC415 genomic DNA:
CTGGTGCTGGTGCTCGCCATCCAGCCGATCCGGGTGGTCGGCGGCGGGCTGAGCGGTGCCGCGGTCGCCGCCGTGCTGGCCCTGGCGGTGGCGGCGCTGCTGCTGGCCGGCCTGATGCGCCGCCCGTGGGCGTGGCACGCGGGCACCGTGCTGCAGGGGCTGCTCCTGCTCGCCGGGCTGCTGCACTGGTCGCTGCTGGTCCTGGGGATCATCTTCGCGTTGGTCTGGGCGTACGCCCTGCACGTGCGGCGGGTGATCCTGAGCTGACGGGCGCGGCCGGCCCCGTCCCTGGCGACGGCGGCCGGGCGGCGGATGAGCGCGGCCGTGCGGCGGCTGCGGGTGGGCGGCCCGGCGTCGGGTCGGCACCCCGGCCCGGTGGGGCGTTCGGCGCAGCCCGTCCGGCGGTCAGGCGTCGGCGCGTTCCCGCCACTGGGTCAGGGCGATGCCGTGGCCGTCCGGGTCGCGGAAGGCGGCCGCCCAGACCTCCAGCTTCGTGCCCCGGTTGACCACCCGGGGCGCGTACGTGAAGCGGACCCCCGACTCGCGCAGCCGCGCGTACGCCGCCTCGATGTCGTCCACCTCGAGGTTGACGTGCACCAGCCGGCGGCTGACCGGAGCGGCCTCGGTGACCTCACGCAGCACCAGCCGGGTCGACCCGGAGGCGAGCACCGCGTTGCCCGAACCCCGGTCGACCTCGGTGAAGCCGAGGTCCCGGTAGAAGGCGAGGGACCGCGACAGGTCGGTGACCAGCAGCGTGAGCCCCACCCCGGCGATCGGCGGGTCGCCGGCCGCCTCGCCGAAGATCGCCTCGTCGAGGCCGTTTGGCGGCACCGCCTCGTCGGCGCGCGGTGCGGGCGGGTCGTCCAGCGGCAGGTCCAGCGGGTCCAGCGGGTCCGCCGGGGAGGGCACCCGGAAACCGCGGGCGGGAGGTGGCTCCGGCGCGTCGGCCGGCGGCGAGTACGGCTCGCCGGTGCGGGGCGCGTCGCCCACCGGTTCGTACCGGTCGGCCGGCGGGTCGAACCGCGTCCCGCCGGGCGGGTCGAACGCCTCGTCGGCGGGGGGACGGGGGGTCGGGGTGGCCGCCCGCCGGGGCAGGTCGCTGGAGGGCGGCTCGACGAGCGTCCCCTCCACCACCTTCGGTCCGCCCGGGACCTGGTGCACGACCACGGTCTCCCGCTCGGCGGGTGGCGCGACGGGGTCAACCGGGGGGCTCGCGTACGGGTCGCCGTACGGGTCGCGGAAGTCGTCCTCCGGCGTCCGGTCGGCCCACGGCGGCGCCTCCTGACGGATCAGCACCTCCTCCACCGGCTCGGTGTCCGCGTACTCGGGGGGCAGGTCGGCGATGACGGCGGCCGTCTCGGCGTGCGTCGGCACCTCGTCCCAGAGGACCCGGACGTGCCGCTGGTCGTCGAGGGCGACGCGGATCGGGAGGGTCTGGCCCGGCGCGGGCCACTTCGCGACCGGCACCCGCGGGTCGATGATCTTCTTGGATCTCGGCGGCAGGCCCGGCGCGTCGATGACGAGTTGCAGCTCGCACCGGCCGAAGGCGTACTGGGTGGGCGGCTCGGAGACGCTGTGCACATGCCCCTCGCCGATGACCCAGGTGCGCCCCCCGGCACGGACCGTGGCCAGCGCGATCGCCAGCACCAGCAGCGCGACACCGAGCGCCACGATCGCCCAACTGGTCATGCCCAGGCCGAACAGGACCACGAAGGTGGCCACCGTGCCCAGCACCGCGCCGACCAGCTTGCGGACCGGCGCGATGGGCCGGTTCCCGCCATTCGCCACTGTGGACCTCCCGGGGTCAGGGCCAGGCTAGGCCGGACCGGCCACCGGGGGAAAGACCGGCCGCCGTCCCGGCGCCGGGACCGGGTCGCTACGCTGACCGTACCCAGCCCGACCGTCTTCCGCGCACAGGAGGAACCCAGCGTGTCCAGCAGCAGCCCGGACGAACGCACGCTCGTACTGATCAAGCCCGACGCGGTCCGCCGCGGGCTGGTCGGTGAGATCATCTCCCGGTTCGAGCGCAAGGGGCTGCGGATCGACGCGATGGAGACCCGGACGATGGACGGCGACTTCGCCGACCAGCACTACGCCGAGCACGTCGACAAGCCGTTCTACCCGCCGCTGAAGGCGTTCATGACCGGCGGTCCGCTGGTCGCGCTGGTGCTCTCCGGCGACCAGGTCATCGAGGTCGTCCGCGGGATGCTCGGCAGCACCGACGGCCGCAAGGCCGCCGCCGGCACCATCCGGGGTGACCTGTCGCTGTCCAACCGGGAGAACCTGGTGCACGCGTCCGACTCCGTGGACAGCGCGAAGCGCGAGATCGCGCTCTGGTTCCCCGAGCTGGGCTGATCGCCCGTCCCGGGCCGGCCTGGTCGGCTTTTCCGAGCCGGCCTGATCGCTCCGTCCCGAGCTGGCGGACGGGGTACCCGCCCACTCCCTGACCGCACGGACGACGGCGGCCGGTGCGCACCCCGCACCGGCCGCCGTCGGGTCCGCCGCTCAGACCTCCGCGGGCGGCTGCGCCCGGGTGGTGACCGCGATCCGGTTCCACACGTTGATCGTCGCGATCGCCATCACCAGGTCCGCGAGCTCCTTCTCGGACCACACCTTGGCCGCCGCGTCCCACACGTCGTCGGGGACCCCGTGCTCGCCGAGCTTCGTGACGGCGTCGGTGAGCGCCAGCGCGGTGCGCTCCCGCTCGTCGAAGAACGGCGCCTCGCGCCAGGTGGCGACGGCGAACAGCCGCCGGCTCGACTCGCCCGACGAGAGGGCGTCCCGGCTGTGCATGTCGACGCAGAACGCGCAGCCGTTCAGCATCGACGCCCGCAGCTTCACCAGCTCCAGCACGGTGTGCTCGACGTTCGCCCGGACGTACTTCTCCAGCCCCAGCACCGCCTGGTACGCCTCCGGCGCCACCTCGGCCGTGTTCATCCGCTGCATGACAACCTCCCTGCTCGGTGCGTTTCACCCGCTCGACGGGACGGCGGTCGCCGGCGTGACGGCTCGGCGCTGTGACCCCGCCCACCGCCCACCGCGGGTGGGGGTTACAGGGTGTCCAGGGAGGCGTGGCGGCGGGATTCGGCTTCGAAGAGTTTGAGGAGGGCGGCGGCCAGGAGCGCGTACCCGAGGCCCACCGCTGCCTCGGCCGCGAGCGGGCCCGCCGCGGCGGACAGGCCGTCGCCGGCGGACAGGCGGCGGGCCGCCTCGGCCGCGTGGGTGATCGGGAGGAGCTGGCCGGCCACCCGCATGCCGACCGGCAGGTCGGCGGCCGGCACGTTCACGCCGGTGAGCAGGAGCAGCAGGGCCACCGACACGTTGGAGACCAGCCACACGTCACGGAACCGCAGGCCCACCGCGCCCAGGGTCAGCCCGAAGAAGCCGCAGGACAGGGCCGCCACGGCGAGGGTGAGCAGCAGGGCCGGCAGCGCCGACGCGGGTATCCGAAGGCCGAGCAGGAGCGCCGCCGCGGTCAGCGTGGTCACCGCGATGAGCAGGCCGTTTCCGGCGTACGGCAGGACCCGGCCGAGGAAGACGGCGGTGCGGCTGCGCGGCGACAGCAGCACGTGCCCCAGGGTGCCGAAGCGCCGCTCGTTCGACACCGCCATCGTGCCGCCGAACACACCCGCCAGCGAGGCGGCGAGCACCGCGTTCCCGACGATGTAGAAGCGGTCGTCGGCGACCCCGAGCTGCCGGCCCAGGTACGCGAAGAAGAGCAGCTGGAACAGCGGCCCGACGAGCAGGGTGCCGACGAACATCGGCGGGGTGGTCCAGTTGAACAGCGCCCGGTAGGCGATCACGCCACCGGTGCCCACCAGGCGGAACAGGTCGGTCATCGTCCCCTCCTCAGGCGAGCGCCAGCGTGGCGGCGGCCCGTGCCCGCCGCTCGACGTACGTCATCATCAGCGCGCCGACCGCCAGGCAACCGAGGCTGATCGCCAGGCAGACGCCGAGCGACGGCCAGACCGGACCGCTGCCGGTGGCGGCCTCGCGGACCGCCCGGGCGCCCCACGTGGTGGGCAGCACCGCGGCGACCGGGCCGGTCCACCCGGGCAGCACCGTGATCGGCACGAGCATCCCGGAGACCAGCCAGATCGGGTACTCCAGCGTGTTGGTCAGTGCGTTGGCGTTGCGCAGCAGCACGAACGTCGACGCGAGCAGCAGGCCGAACATGCCCAGCCCGACGATGCAGCCGGGCACCGCGACGGCGAACGCGACCGGGTCGGCGAAATCCAACGGGATGCCGTAGAGCAGCCGCCCCCACAGCAGGGTGGCGACCATCGCGTACGTGCCGGTGAGCGCCGTGGCCAGGGTGATCGGCAGGATGACCAGCGCGGGCGGCCGCGGCGCCAACATGATCATTTCCAGGGTGCCCTGCCAGCGCTGGTTCTGGATCGCGCCGCCGGAGCCGAACAGCACCGACGACCAGACGCCCATCAGACCCGCGCCGACGGCCGCCTCCAGCAGCCGGCCCGGCTCGCCGCCGGCCCGGAACAGGTAGACCGCCAGGGTCGCCTGGACGACCGGGACGATCAGCGCGGTGGCGACCTCGAACGGCGACCGGCTGAGCTGCTTGGCGTGCAGCAGCGCGCCGACCGCGATCATCCGCAGGGTCCTCACGCCGGCACCGCCTCGGCCGCGCGGTGCCCGTCCGCCCGGTTGACGATCGAGACGTACGCGTCCTCCAGCGTCGGCTGCCGCGCGGTGACCCGGCCCAGCCGGACGCCGGACAGCGCCCGTAGCACGTCGGCCTGCACGTCCACCCCCGCGTCGGACTGCACGGCGAGCACCTGGGCGGCCCCGACCACCTCCAGGCTCGCCTCCCGTACCCCGGGCAGGGCGTGGATCGTGGCCAGCCGGTCGTCGGTCACCCCGTACGCCTCGACCTCCAGCACCTGCCGGCCGTCGGCGTGGTGCCGCAGCTCCGCCGGGGTGCCGAGCGCCTGGATACGGCCGCCGGCGATCACCGCGATCCGGCCGCACAGCTCGTCCGCCTCGGCCATGTAGTGCGTGGTCAGCAGGACCGTGGTGCCGGTGGCGGCCAGGTCGGCGACGGTCTGCCGCAGCTCCCGGGCGGCCACCGGGTCCACGCCGATCGAGGGCTCGTCGAGGAAGAGCACCCGCGGGCGGTGCAGCAACCCCCGGGCGATGTGCAGCCGCTGCCGCATGCCCCGGGAGTAGCCCTCGACCCGCTCGTTCTCCCGGCCGGTCAGCCGGACCAGGTCCAGCAGTTCGGCGATGCGCCGCTTCTGCTCCCGGCCCGGCACGCCGTACAGCTCCGCGAAGTAGCGCAGGTTGTCCCGCGCGGAGAGCCGGTCGTACAGGCCGCGGTCGCCACCGAAGACGTACCCGATCCGCCGGCGTACCTCCCGGGTCTGCCGGACCACGTCGTAGCCGCAGATCCGGGCGGTGCCGGCGGTCGGGATGAGCAGCGTGTTCAGCAGCTTGATGGTCGTCGTCTTCCCGGCGCCGTTCGGGCCGAGCAGGCCGAACAGCTCCCCGTTGCCGACCGTCAGGTCGACGCCGCGGACCGCCTCCACCTCCCGGCGCTGGGGTCGTAGCCATCCGGTACGGCTGCGGTAGGTGCGCCGCAGCCCGGCCGCCTCGATCGCGTACCCGCTCACCCCGGCCCCCCGTTCCGCCCGCTCACGCCGGCACCTCGCTCCGCTCGCTCATGGCGGTGAATCTAGGGACGGCGGGCGTGGCGGGGAAACGAATTCGGCGTTCGCCGAATCGTCACGCGGAGGCGGTCGCCGGGTCGGCGCCGATCAGCGTGACGAGCGCCCGCCCGGCCGGTTCCAGGCCGTACAGGACGCGCCGGCCCACCCGGCGGCGGTGCACCACGCCGGCGGCGAGCAGCGCGGCGAGGTGCTCGGAGACGGTGCTCGGGGCGAGCCCGAGGGTGGCGGCGAGCCCGGCGGTGGTGGCCGGCCGGGTCAGCGCCCGCAGCACGGCGGCCCGGCCCCGGCCGACCAGCACGGCCAGCCGGTCGGTGTCGGCGACGCCGGCCACCGCCGGGGCGGGACCGCCCTCGGCGAGCAGGGCCGCCCCGCGCGCCTGGTAGGAGACGGCGACGATCTCCGGGTGGTCGGTGGAGCAGGATAGCGCGCCCCGGGAGAAGACGAGCGGGATCAGCAGCAGCCGCTGGTTCGTCGCCCGGAAGCTGTGCTCGAGGGGCTTGACCAGGGTGAGCACCGGCCGTTCCCAGCGCACCCGCTCGTGCAGGTCGGCCAGGAGCGCGTCCGGGCCGTCCGCGGCGAGGGCCCGCGCCCGGTTCAGCACCTCCTCGTCCAGGGCCGCCCGCATCGCCGGCCACCACGGCGCGATCGCCGCGTCCCAGTACGCCTGGATACCGTCGGCCAGCCGGTCCAGGGCGGCCTGCCGGTCGGTCACGAACGGGCGGAGCCAACCCGGCGTCTCGTCGTCGCCGTGGTGCAGGCGAATCTGCTCGGCGATCAGCTCGCGCGGCGTGGCGCGGAGGACGGCCAGTTCCTCGGCCAGGGTCGGCGCCGGCGACGGCGGGATCGGGGTCAGAAAGTCCGGTGCCATGCCGCCCGGGGTGACCAGCAGCCGGGCCGGCGCGGCGGCCGGGACCTCGGCGAGCACCCGCCGGGCGTGCCGGGCCCAACCGGTGTACGGCCACGGCGGTTCGCCCGGATTCCGGTGCAGCAGGTAGAGGCTCGTCAGCACCTCCCAGAGCGGACTGGTGGCGATCCGGGTGCGGGCGAGGGTGGGCTCGTCGAGCTCGATCCGGATCACTGGCCGAGCCTAGCGGGCCGTTACTCGGAGGAGATCTCCGTCGACGGTCGGGTAGGCTTGACGGCCGAAAGGCGATGACCCGGCCATCACCGGTGAGCCTCCGGAAGAAAGGGCGTCCGCGCCCGAGTAGAACCGGACGGGTCCGGCCCGTCACAGCCGGCCAACGAGCGGGCGGTCGATCCTGGCCGCCAAGCGGGGTGGTACCGCGGGTCATGCCCGGACACGCCGGACGGCGTACCGGAAACAGGCTCGTCCTCGCAGACCACACGTCGAGTGAGCTGCTGAGGAGAGCGACCCCCGATGGCCTATCCGTTGCACGACCCGACCGCGGCCGGCGTCCCCGCGAGCCCGGACCTGCCCGCCGTCGAGCGCCGGGTCCTGGAGCACTGGACGGCCGACAAGACCTTCGAGGCCTCCGTCGAGGCGCGCGAGGCCGGCCGGAACGGCGAGAACGAGTACGTCTTCTACGACGGCCCGCCGTTCGCGAACGGCCTGCCGCACTACGGCCACCTCTTCACCGGCTACGTCAAGGACGTGGTCCCGCGCTACCAGACGATGCGCGGCCGGCGGGTGGAGCGGCGCTTCGGCTGGGACTGCCACGGCCTGCCGGCCGAGGTGGTCGCCGAGAAGCAGCTCGGCATCACCTCCAAGGCGGAGATCCTCGACCTGGGCGTGGCCCGGTTCAACGAGGCCTGCCGCACGTCGGTGCTCGAGTTCACCCAGGACTGGGAGCGGTACGTCACGCGCCAGGCCCGCTGGGTCGACTTCGCCAACGACTACAAGACGCTCGACCTGGACTACATGGAGAGCGTCATGTGGGCCTTCAAGACCCTGCACGACAAGGGTCTGGTGTACGAGGGCTTCCGGGTGCTCGCGTACTGCTGGCGCTGCGAGACGCCGCTGTCGAACACCGAGACCCGGATGGACGACGTCTACCGGGACCGGCACGACCCGACGCTGTCGGTGTGGTTCGCGCTGACCCCGGACGAGAGCGCGCCGGAGCCGGTGCGCGGGCCGGTGAAGCTCGGCGTCTGGACCACCACGCCGTGGACCCTGCCGTCCAACCTGGCGCTCGCCGTCGGCCCGGACATCGAGTACGCGGTGCTGCAGCGGGACGGCGAGCGGTACGTCGTCGGCGCGGCCCGGCTCGGCGCGTACGCGAAGGAGCTGGAGGGGTACGAGCAGGTCGGTACGGTGTACGGCCGGGACCTGGTCGGCCGCCGGTACACGCCGCTGTTCGACTTCCTCGTCGAGCAGGCGGGGGAGAACGCCTACCAGGTGCTCGGCGCGGAGTTCGTCACCACCGAGGACGGCACCGGGATCGTGCACCTGGCCCCGGCGTTCGGCGAGGACGACCAGAACGTCTGCAACGCCGCCGGCATCCCCACGATCGTCACCGTGGACGACCACACCCGGTTCACCGCGCTGGTCCCGCCGTACCAGGGCGAGCAGGTCTTCGACGTCAACAAGCCGGTGATCCGGGAGCTGAAGGAGCGGGGGGTGGTGCTCAAGCAGGACACCTACACCCACGCGTACCCGCACTGCTGGCGCTGCGACACCCCGCTGGTCTACAAGGCGGTGTCGTCCTGGTTCGTGGCGGTGACCACGTTCAAGGACCGGATGGTCGAGCTGAACCAGCAGATCAACTGGACGCCCGGCCACATCAAGGACGGCTCGTTCGGCAAGTGGCTGGCCAACGCCCGCGACTGGTCGATCAGCCGGAACCGGTTCTGGGGTTCGCCGATCCCGGTGTGGAAGTCCGACGACCCCACCTACCCCCGCGTCGACGTGTACGGCTCGCTCGCCGAGATCGAGCGGGACTTCGGCGTACGCCTGACCGACCTGCACCGGCCGGCGGTGGACGAGCTGGTCCGCCCCAACCCGGACGACCCGACGGGAAAGTCGACGATGCGCCGGGTGCCGGAGGTGCTGGACTGCTGGTTCGAGTCCGGCTCGATGCCGTTCGCCCAGGTGCACTACCCGTTCGAGAACGCCGAGTGGTTCGAGCATCACTACCCGGGCGACTTCATCGTCGAGTACATCGGGCAGACCCGGGGCTGGTTCTACACCATGCACGTGCTGGCCACCGCCCTGTTCGACCGGCCGGCGTTCCGCAACTGCCTGAGCCACGGCATCCTGCTCGGCTCGGACGGGCGCAAGATGTCCAAGAGCCTGCGCAACTACCCGGACGTCTACCACGTGTTCGACTCGTACGGGTCGGACGCGATGCGCTGGATGCTGATGTCCTCGCCGGTGCTGCGCGGCGGCGACATGGCGGTGACCGAGACGCTCATCCGGGACGCCGTGCGGCAGGTGCTGCTGCCGCTCTGGAACGTCTGGTACTTCTTCTCGCTCTACGCCAACGCGGACGGCCACACCGCTCGCCGCCGGACGGACTCGACGCATGTGCTCGACCGGTACGTGCTGGCGAAGACCAACGAGCTGGTGTCGACGGTGCAGGCGCAGATGGAGGCGTACGACATCTCCGGCGCCTGCGCCACCGTCCGGTCCTACCTGGACGCGCTGACCAACTGGTACGTGCGCCGCTCCCGGGACCGGTTCTGGTCCGGCGACGCCGACGCGTTCGACACCCTGTGGACGGTCCTGGAGACGCTCTGCCGGGTGGTCGCTCCGCTGGCACCGCTGACCGCCGAGGAGATCTGGCGTGGCCTGACCGGCGAGCGCTCGGTGCACCTGACCGACTGGCCGTCGGCGGACGGGTTCCCCGCCGACCACGAGCTGGTGTCCGCGATGGACAACGTGCGGGCGGTCGCCTCGGCGGCGCTGTCGCTGCGCAAGGCCAAGGGCCTGCGGGTGCGGCTGCCGCTGTCGACGCTGACCGTGGCCTCGCCGGCCGCCGACCAGCTGCGCCCCTTCGCGGATCTGGTGGCCGACGAGGTCAACGTCAAGGAGGTCGTGTTCACCGGCGAGGTGCAGGCCTACTGCCAGCAGGTGCTGACCGTGGTGCCCCGGGCGCTGGGCCCGCGGGTCGGCAAGGCGGTCCAGCAGGTGATCAAGGCGGTCAAGGCCGGGGAGTGGGACCTGGTCGACGGTGCTCCGGTCGCCGCCGGGGTGACCCTCGCCGAGGGCGAGTACGAGCTGCGCCTCGTCGCCGCCGACGCCGAGCACTCCGCCCCGCTGCCCGGCGGCGAGGGGGTGGTCGTGCTGGACACGGAGGTCACGCCCGAGCTCGCCGCCGAGGGCCTGGCCCGGGACGTGGTCCGGGTGGTGCAGCAGGCCCGCCGCGACGCCGACCTCGACGTGTCGGACCGCATCGTGGTCGCGCTCGCCGCCTCCGAGGAGGTGCGGGCGGCGGTGTCCGCGTACCTCGACTTCGTGCGGCGGGAGGTGCTGGCCGAGTCGGTCGACTTCGCCGAGGGCATCGACGGCTTCACCGGCGAGGTCGGCGACGGCGAGCAGGTGACGGTGACCGTCCGCCGGGTATGAGAGGCCCCGCCACCTGTGTCGTCGCGGTGGGGGCGCGTCCGCTACCGTGACAGCGCCCCTACCGCACCCCCCGACCTGCCGGAGGACCAGTGCCGCTGCTCTACACCATCGGCAAGCTCACCGTGGCGCCCGCGCTGCGGCTGGCCTTCCGGCCGACCGTGGAGGGGTTGGAGCACGTGCCGGAGACCGGTGGCGCGATCTTCGCCGGCAACCATCTCTCGGTCGCCGACGAGCTGTTCCTCGGCGCCGTCGTCCCCCGGCACCTCGCGTTCTGGGCGAAGTCGGAGTACTTCAAGGGCACGGGTGTGAAGGGCCGGTTCTCGAAGTTCGTGCTCACCGGCCTGGGCGCGATCCCGGTCGAGCGGGCCGGCGGGCGGGCGGCCCTGTCCGCGTTCGACGCGGCCATCCCCGCGCTCAGAGCCGGTGAGCTGGTCGTCGTCTACCCGGAGGGCACCCGGTCCCCGGACGGGCGGCTCTACCGGGGGCGCACCGGCGCGGTCCGGCTGGCGGTGTCCGCCGGGGTGCCGATCATCCCGGTCGGCATGATCGGCACCGAGAAGGTCCAGCCGATCGGCGCCCGGGTGCCGCGGCCGTTCACCGGCAAGATCACCGTCAAGTTCGGCAAGCCGCTGGACTTCACCGGTCGCTCGGACGACCGGACCTCGCTGCGGGCGATGACCGACGAGGTGATGAGCGAGATCCAGAAGCTGACCGGCCAGGAGTACGTCCCCCGCTACGCCCCGCCGCGCGCGCACCCGCCCATCGCCGGCGAGCCCGGCGCGGTCTGACCGGGGCCGCCCCCGTCACGTGCCCGGTCACCCCGGCGACAACGCGTACCGAAGAAGCGCTCAGCTCTGTTGCTGGGTGACGATCTGCTCCCGCAGGGTGGCGAGGAGAGCGGCGCTGTCGTCGACCGAGAGGCGGGTGAACACGGCGGTCGCGATGCTGCCGTGGTCGACCGAGGTGCACACCACCACGTCCGTGCCGTCGGCGCGGCCGACCGCGCAGCGTTCGTGCCGACCCCGGATGCCGGTGTCGATGATCCGCGGCTCGCCGAGCGAGTACTGCTCGGTGAGGCGGGCGATCTCGGCGTCCGCCTCCGACTCCGGGCTGAACCAGAAGCCGGTGCCGCCGAAGACGGTCACCCGTTTGCCGCTCCCGGTGGCGTAGACGCCGGCGAACGTGTCGCTGGCCAGCCAGTGCGCGCTGCGGACCTCCGCCTCCAGTTTCGTCGCGGCCGCCGTGCTGCGGTCGTCCTGCCGCAGCCGCAGGTCCGCGACCTCGGCCGGCAACGCGGCGCTGGCCGGGACCTGGTTCATCATCGGCATCGCCCAGTAGGCCGGGCAGCCGCAGCAGCAGGCGAGGGTGAACAGCAGCACCCAGGGCCACTTCCGGCGCTTGCGGACCGGCACCGGGACGTACCCCCTGGGGGCCTGCCAGCCGGGCGGCGGCGGGACCGGCGGGGGAGCGTTCCGCCGCCGGCGCTTCGACCGCGCCGGCAGCGGCGGTGCGGGCGGCGGCGGGACCGGGACCGGGTACGCGGCCGGCGGGTACGCGGCCGGGGCCGGCGACGCGGGGTAGGGGACCGGGGCCGGCGACGCGGGGTACGCGGCCGGGGCCGGCGACGCCGGGTAGGCGGCCGGCGGCGACAGGGGGTGCCCGGGCGCCGGTGACGCGGGGGCCGGTGGCCCGGAGTACGGGCGCGTCGGCGCCGGGGAGGGGTAGGGGGTTGTGGGCGGCAGCGGCGGAAGCTC
This region includes:
- a CDS encoding ABC transporter permease; the protein is MRTLRMIAVGALLHAKQLSRSPFEVATALIVPVVQATLAVYLFRAGGEPGRLLEAAVGAGLMGVWSSVLFGSGGAIQNQRWQGTLEMIMLAPRPPALVILPITLATALTGTYAMVATLLWGRLLYGIPLDFADPVAFAVAVPGCIVGLGMFGLLLASTFVLLRNANALTNTLEYPIWLVSGMLVPITVLPGWTGPVAAVLPTTWGARAVREAATGSGPVWPSLGVCLAISLGCLAVGALMMTYVERRARAAATLALA
- a CDS encoding 1-acyl-sn-glycerol-3-phosphate acyltransferase; translated protein: MPLLYTIGKLTVAPALRLAFRPTVEGLEHVPETGGAIFAGNHLSVADELFLGAVVPRHLAFWAKSEYFKGTGVKGRFSKFVLTGLGAIPVERAGGRAALSAFDAAIPALRAGELVVVYPEGTRSPDGRLYRGRTGAVRLAVSAGVPIIPVGMIGTEKVQPIGARVPRPFTGKITVKFGKPLDFTGRSDDRTSLRAMTDEVMSEIQKLTGQEYVPRYAPPRAHPPIAGEPGAV
- a CDS encoding ABC transporter ATP-binding protein — translated: MSGYAIEAAGLRRTYRSRTGWLRPQRREVEAVRGVDLTVGNGELFGLLGPNGAGKTTTIKLLNTLLIPTAGTARICGYDVVRQTREVRRRIGYVFGGDRGLYDRLSARDNLRYFAELYGVPGREQKRRIAELLDLVRLTGRENERVEGYSRGMRQRLHIARGLLHRPRVLFLDEPSIGVDPVAARELRQTVADLAATGTTVLLTTHYMAEADELCGRIAVIAGGRIQALGTPAELRHHADGRQVLEVEAYGVTDDRLATIHALPGVREASLEVVGAAQVLAVQSDAGVDVQADVLRALSGVRLGRVTARQPTLEDAYVSIVNRADGHRAAEAVPA
- a CDS encoding VOC family protein; this encodes MANGGNRPIAPVRKLVGAVLGTVATFVVLFGLGMTSWAIVALGVALLVLAIALATVRAGGRTWVIGEGHVHSVSEPPTQYAFGRCELQLVIDAPGLPPRSKKIIDPRVPVAKWPAPGQTLPIRVALDDQRHVRVLWDEVPTHAETAAVIADLPPEYADTEPVEEVLIRQEAPPWADRTPEDDFRDPYGDPYASPPVDPVAPPAERETVVVHQVPGGPKVVEGTLVEPPSSDLPRRAATPTPRPPADEAFDPPGGTRFDPPADRYEPVGDAPRTGEPYSPPADAPEPPPARGFRVPSPADPLDPLDLPLDDPPAPRADEAVPPNGLDEAIFGEAAGDPPIAGVGLTLLVTDLSRSLAFYRDLGFTEVDRGSGNAVLASGSTRLVLREVTEAAPVSRRLVHVNLEVDDIEAAYARLRESGVRFTYAPRVVNRGTKLEVWAAAFRDPDGHGIALTQWRERADA
- a CDS encoding carboxymuconolactone decarboxylase family protein, producing MQRMNTAEVAPEAYQAVLGLEKYVRANVEHTVLELVKLRASMLNGCAFCVDMHSRDALSSGESSRRLFAVATWREAPFFDERERTALALTDAVTKLGEHGVPDDVWDAAAKVWSEKELADLVMAIATINVWNRIAVTTRAQPPAEV
- the ndk gene encoding nucleoside-diphosphate kinase; the protein is MSSSSPDERTLVLIKPDAVRRGLVGEIISRFERKGLRIDAMETRTMDGDFADQHYAEHVDKPFYPPLKAFMTGGPLVALVLSGDQVIEVVRGMLGSTDGRKAAAGTIRGDLSLSNRENLVHASDSVDSAKREIALWFPELG
- a CDS encoding ArsR family transcriptional regulator, producing MIRIELDEPTLARTRIATSPLWEVLTSLYLLHRNPGEPPWPYTGWARHARRVLAEVPAAAPARLLVTPGGMAPDFLTPIPPSPAPTLAEELAVLRATPRELIAEQIRLHHGDDETPGWLRPFVTDRQAALDRLADGIQAYWDAAIAPWWPAMRAALDEEVLNRARALAADGPDALLADLHERVRWERPVLTLVKPLEHSFRATNQRLLLIPLVFSRGALSCSTDHPEIVAVSYQARGAALLAEGGPAPAVAGVADTDRLAVLVGRGRAAVLRALTRPATTAGLAATLGLAPSTVSEHLAALLAAGVVHRRRVGRRVLYGLEPAGRALVTLIGADPATASA
- a CDS encoding ABC transporter permease, which gives rise to MTDLFRLVGTGGVIAYRALFNWTTPPMFVGTLLVGPLFQLLFFAYLGRQLGVADDRFYIVGNAVLAASLAGVFGGTMAVSNERRFGTLGHVLLSPRSRTAVFLGRVLPYAGNGLLIAVTTLTAAALLLGLRIPASALPALLLTLAVAALSCGFFGLTLGAVGLRFRDVWLVSNVSVALLLLLTGVNVPAADLPVGMRVAGQLLPITHAAEAARRLSAGDGLSAAAGPLAAEAAVGLGYALLAAALLKLFEAESRRHASLDTL
- the ileS gene encoding isoleucine--tRNA ligase — its product is MAYPLHDPTAAGVPASPDLPAVERRVLEHWTADKTFEASVEAREAGRNGENEYVFYDGPPFANGLPHYGHLFTGYVKDVVPRYQTMRGRRVERRFGWDCHGLPAEVVAEKQLGITSKAEILDLGVARFNEACRTSVLEFTQDWERYVTRQARWVDFANDYKTLDLDYMESVMWAFKTLHDKGLVYEGFRVLAYCWRCETPLSNTETRMDDVYRDRHDPTLSVWFALTPDESAPEPVRGPVKLGVWTTTPWTLPSNLALAVGPDIEYAVLQRDGERYVVGAARLGAYAKELEGYEQVGTVYGRDLVGRRYTPLFDFLVEQAGENAYQVLGAEFVTTEDGTGIVHLAPAFGEDDQNVCNAAGIPTIVTVDDHTRFTALVPPYQGEQVFDVNKPVIRELKERGVVLKQDTYTHAYPHCWRCDTPLVYKAVSSWFVAVTTFKDRMVELNQQINWTPGHIKDGSFGKWLANARDWSISRNRFWGSPIPVWKSDDPTYPRVDVYGSLAEIERDFGVRLTDLHRPAVDELVRPNPDDPTGKSTMRRVPEVLDCWFESGSMPFAQVHYPFENAEWFEHHYPGDFIVEYIGQTRGWFYTMHVLATALFDRPAFRNCLSHGILLGSDGRKMSKSLRNYPDVYHVFDSYGSDAMRWMLMSSPVLRGGDMAVTETLIRDAVRQVLLPLWNVWYFFSLYANADGHTARRRTDSTHVLDRYVLAKTNELVSTVQAQMEAYDISGACATVRSYLDALTNWYVRRSRDRFWSGDADAFDTLWTVLETLCRVVAPLAPLTAEEIWRGLTGERSVHLTDWPSADGFPADHELVSAMDNVRAVASAALSLRKAKGLRVRLPLSTLTVASPAADQLRPFADLVADEVNVKEVVFTGEVQAYCQQVLTVVPRALGPRVGKAVQQVIKAVKAGEWDLVDGAPVAAGVTLAEGEYELRLVAADAEHSAPLPGGEGVVVLDTEVTPELAAEGLARDVVRVVQQARRDADLDVSDRIVVALAASEEVRAAVSAYLDFVRREVLAESVDFAEGIDGFTGEVGDGEQVTVTVRRV
- a CDS encoding DUF4233 domain-containing protein, producing the protein MTAPQQPGGPAEQPGGPPAQSDGSAEQSGGPPARGSAEQSGRVPRRSGLRNPERAVRGLGAGTLILEALVLVLAIQPIRVVGGGLSGAAVAAVLALAVAALLLAGLMRRPWAWHAGTVLQGLLLLAGLLHWSLLVLGIIFALVWAYALHVRRVILS